The DNA region TTGTTGCTGCCAAGAAAACCTCTCGAAACCACAATCAGGTCTCTGATCTGATCGATGTCGGGTCGGGCTTGCGCATGCAACGTGGAAGCAGGATTGTGAAAACAAATCATGAGCAGTGCAACCACGGCAGCCCGTATTCGTGCAGCTGCAGTACAAATGAAACAAGACGTTGGCAAATCATTCATACGCAGGCATTTTATCAAGAAACAGAAAACTTTCACCGTTTTGGCCAAGCTTAGCGCAATATTGTTCTATTCCATTGGTAATCAATACATATTGCACCGGAAGCAAAAGACTGTAGGCGATGACCTGATCAAGGGTTGACTGGTTGAGGCGTACCCCTGCAGCTTTGCATTCCACCATCATCCAGGGTTGGGTGCTGGACGAGAACACCAGCAAGTCGCAGCGACGTTCCAGTTTTTGACCCTTCAGGGTGTATTCGGGCGCAATCCGGCCAGGGGGATACCCGTACTCGGTGACAAGCCGGTGAGCGGTGAGCTGGCGCACCTCTTCCTCGGGGGTGAGCGTCACGTATTTGCGGCGCAAGGGATCGAACACCTCGATGCGGCCACCTTCTGAGCGGGTTTTAAACCAGTTCATGGCATGATGAAAGCCCTTGCAAGTTAAAAAACA from Bacteroidota bacterium includes:
- a CDS encoding type I restriction enzyme HsdR N-terminal domain-containing protein; translation: MNWFKTRSEGGRIEVFDPLRRKYVTLTPEEEVRQLTAHRLVTEYGYPPGRIAPEYTLKGQKLERRCDLLVFSSSTQPWMMVECKAAGVRLNQSTLDQVIAYSLLLPVQYVLITNGIEQYCAKLGQNGESFLFLDKMPAYE